A window from Methanomassiliicoccus sp. encodes these proteins:
- a CDS encoding pantoate kinase: MKATAFCPGHITGFFQPCEHEEPLLTGSRGAGLCVNRGVTTSVTSRPGTGRIEISIDGRRQDAEVTRSAAALLLGDELLDITVDSFLDLPGGAGFGMSAAGALSTTFALAEILERPPEDAFAAAHLAELKHRTGLGDVAALTRGGMTFRRREGLPPYGQVDRLDFTGEIVAAVVGDNMRTADVLNEAARRGEIVEAGRACSRELSMDPTAQSFFRLSREFTDRCGLAGAGVREALDAVKGLGQASMIMLGNSVFACGDLDAIQERWAFFGPTFRLSIDYIGPRVLVHQV, encoded by the coding sequence ATGAAGGCGACGGCGTTTTGCCCGGGGCACATCACCGGCTTCTTCCAGCCGTGCGAGCATGAGGAGCCCCTTCTCACCGGGTCCCGAGGGGCGGGCCTATGCGTCAACCGCGGGGTCACCACCTCGGTGACCTCAAGGCCGGGGACGGGGAGGATAGAGATCTCGATCGACGGCAGACGCCAGGACGCCGAGGTCACCCGCAGCGCAGCGGCCCTGCTCCTGGGGGACGAGCTGCTGGACATCACTGTCGATTCCTTCCTTGACCTTCCGGGGGGTGCTGGCTTCGGAATGAGCGCGGCGGGGGCGCTGTCCACCACCTTCGCCCTGGCTGAGATCCTAGAGCGGCCGCCTGAGGATGCCTTCGCCGCCGCCCATCTGGCGGAGCTGAAACACCGCACCGGTCTGGGCGACGTCGCCGCCCTGACCCGCGGGGGGATGACTTTCCGGCGGCGGGAGGGCCTTCCGCCCTATGGCCAGGTGGACCGTCTTGATTTTACCGGGGAGATCGTGGCGGCGGTGGTCGGGGATAACATGCGCACCGCCGACGTGCTCAACGAAGCGGCGAGAAGAGGTGAGATCGTCGAGGCGGGGAGGGCGTGCAGCCGTGAGCTGAGCATGGACCCCACGGCGCAATCGTTCTTCCGCCTGAGCCGGGAGTTCACCGACCGTTGCGGACTGGCCGGAGCCGGAGTCCGGGAGGCCCTGGATGCCGTGAAGGGCCTGGGCCAGGCATCGATGATAATGCTCGGCAACTCGGTGTTCGCCTGCGGGGATCTGGACGCGATCCAGGAGCGATGGGCATTCTTCGGTCCCACCTTCCGGCTATCCATCGACTATATCGGTCCCCGGGTCCTCGTCCACCAGGTTTGA
- the coaBC gene encoding bifunctional phosphopantothenoylcysteine decarboxylase/phosphopantothenate--cysteine ligase CoaBC, producing MHPSEAIRCTKGRELEGRRIVLGITGSIAAVESFELVRELMRHGAEVTVVMSPEGAKLVTPWAMEFASGRPVITELTGKVEHVSLFGDYPGKADMLLVAPCTANTISKMALGIDDTPVTTMATVAIGSRAPVLVAPAMHLAMYEHPAVKENVKRLEDMGVGFVGPVVRDKKARVATIDEIVERVLADLGPNDLRGKRVLVIGGSTEEPIDQVRIISNTGTGESAVQIALAASRRGASVELWAGRMSVPVPATVARRTFRTVQEILDMVDEVDHDAVIVPASLSDYAPPAKEGKISSGKKELKITMRPLPKVLPTLRPRTKVLVGFKAEIDVTPDELMRRARARLEDHGLDLIVANDLRDVRSGRTKAVLVTRSEEIPFEGSKAQLADRILDVVAKVLR from the coding sequence ATGCATCCTTCAGAGGCCATCCGGTGCACCAAGGGACGGGAGCTCGAGGGCCGGCGCATCGTCCTGGGGATTACCGGGAGCATCGCTGCGGTGGAGTCGTTCGAGCTGGTCCGGGAGCTCATGCGGCATGGGGCTGAGGTCACCGTGGTCATGTCCCCCGAGGGGGCCAAGCTGGTCACGCCGTGGGCCATGGAGTTCGCCAGCGGTCGGCCGGTGATCACCGAGCTGACCGGCAAGGTCGAACACGTGAGCCTGTTCGGCGACTACCCAGGCAAGGCAGACATGCTACTGGTCGCGCCGTGCACCGCCAACACCATCTCCAAGATGGCCCTGGGGATCGACGATACTCCGGTAACGACCATGGCCACGGTGGCCATCGGTTCTAGGGCCCCGGTCCTGGTGGCTCCGGCCATGCACCTGGCGATGTACGAGCACCCCGCGGTCAAGGAGAACGTCAAGCGGCTGGAGGACATGGGCGTGGGGTTCGTGGGCCCAGTGGTCAGGGACAAGAAGGCAAGGGTGGCGACCATCGACGAGATTGTGGAACGGGTGCTCGCCGACCTCGGTCCCAATGATCTAAGGGGCAAGAGGGTGCTGGTGATCGGCGGCTCGACCGAGGAGCCCATCGACCAGGTGAGGATTATCTCCAACACCGGCACCGGGGAGAGCGCCGTGCAGATCGCCCTGGCCGCGTCCCGGCGAGGCGCCTCCGTGGAGTTGTGGGCCGGGCGGATGAGCGTCCCGGTACCGGCGACCGTGGCGCGGCGCACCTTCCGCACGGTACAGGAAATCCTGGACATGGTCGATGAGGTCGACCACGACGCGGTCATCGTTCCCGCCTCTCTGTCCGACTACGCTCCCCCCGCCAAGGAGGGTAAGATCTCCTCGGGCAAGAAGGAATTAAAGATCACCATGCGCCCGCTCCCCAAGGTCCTCCCGACGCTGCGTCCCCGGACCAAGGTCTTGGTGGGCTTCAAGGCCGAGATCGACGTGACCCCCGATGAGCTGATGCGCCGAGCGAGGGCACGGCTGGAGGATCATGGACTGGACCTCATCGTGGCCAACGACCTGCGGGACGTGAGGTCGGGAAGGACCAAGGCGGTGCTCGTAACACGCAGCGAGGAGATCCCGTTCGAAGGTTCCAAGGCACAGCTGGCCGATCGCATCCTGGACGTCGTGGCCAAGGTCCTTCGATGA
- the tmk gene encoding dTMP kinase codes for MDETRTPMISRTMALSCSMTVTGQTGRLYVFEGIDGSGKSTVSKLFAERLARTGRAVEWTAEPTSGWIGQQVRRANKEAHSDFAETLLYIADRAEHSAQIRAWLEDGRDVVCDRYEGSTLAYQSVTLRPHLGPKALEWLRTVNAPFVLHPDATFLLRIDPESAMQRVSTRGETEKFEKIDFLRKVSSMYDRLAVEDLSYIIIDASKGLEEVVDTVWALQPR; via the coding sequence ATGGACGAGACGAGGACCCCGATGATATCGCGAACTATGGCACTGAGCTGCAGCATGACGGTGACTGGACAGACCGGCCGGCTCTACGTCTTCGAAGGCATCGACGGCTCCGGCAAGAGCACAGTGTCCAAGCTGTTCGCCGAGCGCCTGGCAAGGACGGGAAGGGCAGTGGAGTGGACCGCCGAGCCGACCTCCGGTTGGATCGGCCAGCAGGTGAGGAGGGCGAACAAGGAGGCCCATAGCGATTTCGCCGAGACTTTGTTGTACATCGCCGACCGCGCCGAGCACAGCGCCCAGATCCGGGCTTGGCTAGAGGACGGCCGGGACGTGGTGTGCGACCGCTACGAGGGCAGCACCCTAGCCTACCAGTCGGTGACCCTCCGCCCCCATCTGGGACCCAAGGCCCTGGAGTGGCTGAGGACGGTCAACGCCCCCTTTGTCCTCCATCCCGACGCTACCTTCCTATTGCGCATCGACCCGGAGAGCGCCATGCAGCGGGTGTCCACGCGGGGGGAGACGGAGAAGTTCGAGAAGATCGATTTCCTTCGCAAGGTGTCGTCCATGTATGACCGGCTGGCGGTGGAGGACCTCTCGTACATAATCATCGACGCCTCCAAGGGCCTGGAAGAGGTCGTGGACACCGTTTGGGCCCTCCAGCCTCGATGA
- the gcvPB gene encoding aminomethyl-transferring glycine dehydrogenase subunit GcvPB, with protein sequence MTYRQATFDVRLIQEMSGVGGLDLPPPKREIEVPPNLLRTELDIPDLPENEVVRHYTDLSQMNFGVDNGLYPLGSCTMKYNPKYADLLAALPSVGEVHPLEDEEGVQGSLRLLYELERALCAVSGMDAMSLQPAAGAQGEFTGMLITRALHDANGEDRGEVVVPDSAHGTNPASAAMAGFDVVVVPTSPSGCVDVEALKSVVSDRTAAFMITNPNTLGIFEEDIVRIVRIVHGAGALMYYDGANLNAVMGHTSPGAMDFDIVHLNLHKTFATPHGGGGPGAGPVGVRKELEPYLPVPRIVREEDRYLLDWDRPLSIGKVRSFYGNFAVLVRAYAYILRMGGNGLREASDRAVLNSNYLHTKLTPTYHMPFKPLRKHEFVLSAKKLKEERGVRALDVAKRLLDHGMMSPTVYFPSLVEEALMIEPTETETKETLDRFAEAMLSIAKEDPQVVREAPHNTSARRIDEVYAAKELVLSYLGLKRKLSGSLDGLRANSAGRKCESCSLILENK encoded by the coding sequence ATGACTTATCGCCAAGCAACCTTCGACGTGCGCCTCATCCAGGAGATGAGCGGCGTCGGTGGTCTCGACCTGCCGCCGCCCAAGCGGGAGATCGAGGTTCCCCCCAACCTGCTGAGGACCGAACTGGACATCCCTGACCTGCCGGAGAACGAGGTCGTCCGCCACTACACCGATCTGTCCCAGATGAACTTCGGGGTGGACAACGGTCTCTATCCCCTGGGCAGCTGTACCATGAAGTACAACCCCAAGTACGCCGACCTCCTGGCCGCGCTACCCTCGGTGGGGGAGGTCCACCCCCTCGAGGACGAGGAAGGGGTGCAGGGATCGCTGCGCCTGCTCTACGAGCTGGAGCGGGCGCTGTGCGCCGTTTCAGGGATGGATGCCATGAGCCTGCAGCCGGCAGCGGGAGCCCAGGGTGAGTTCACCGGAATGCTGATCACCCGCGCTCTCCACGACGCCAACGGCGAGGACCGCGGAGAGGTCGTCGTCCCGGACAGCGCCCACGGGACCAATCCGGCCTCGGCGGCGATGGCGGGCTTCGACGTCGTGGTAGTGCCCACCTCGCCCAGCGGATGCGTGGACGTGGAGGCGCTCAAGAGCGTGGTGTCCGACCGCACCGCAGCCTTCATGATCACCAACCCCAACACCTTGGGCATCTTCGAGGAGGACATCGTGCGCATCGTGCGCATCGTCCACGGGGCCGGCGCGCTGATGTACTACGACGGTGCGAACCTCAATGCGGTGATGGGTCACACGAGCCCGGGGGCCATGGACTTCGACATCGTGCACCTCAACCTCCACAAGACCTTTGCCACCCCACATGGGGGCGGCGGCCCGGGGGCCGGGCCGGTGGGCGTCAGGAAAGAGCTGGAGCCGTACCTGCCGGTGCCCCGGATCGTCCGCGAGGAGGACAGATACCTGTTGGACTGGGATCGGCCGCTGAGCATCGGCAAGGTGAGGTCGTTCTACGGCAACTTCGCGGTCCTGGTCCGCGCCTACGCCTACATCCTCAGGATGGGCGGGAACGGGCTCCGGGAAGCGTCGGACCGGGCGGTTCTGAACTCCAACTACCTGCACACCAAGCTCACCCCGACCTATCACATGCCGTTCAAGCCGCTGCGCAAGCACGAGTTCGTTCTTTCGGCCAAGAAGCTCAAGGAGGAGCGCGGCGTCCGCGCGCTGGACGTCGCCAAGCGCCTGCTGGACCACGGGATGATGTCCCCCACGGTGTACTTCCCGTCGCTGGTCGAGGAGGCGCTTATGATCGAGCCCACGGAGACGGAGACGAAGGAGACCCTGGACCGGTTCGCCGAGGCCATGCTGAGCATAGCCAAGGAGGACCCCCAGGTCGTGAGGGAGGCCCCGCACAATACCTCGGCCCGCCGTATCGACGAGGTCTACGCGGCCAAGGAGCTGGTGCTCAGCTACCTCGGCCTTAAACGGAAGCTCAGCGGAAGCCTGGACGGGCTGAGGGCGAATTCCGCGGGACGCAAATGCGAGTCCTGCTCGCTGATTTTGGAGAACAAGTGA